A window of the Lolium perenne isolate Kyuss_39 chromosome 7, Kyuss_2.0, whole genome shotgun sequence genome harbors these coding sequences:
- the LOC127316964 gene encoding beta-1,2-xylosyltransferase XYXT1 yields MKMVRAEAKAARNANRSSAWKSNYVAYGLLLGSVFVLFYLMVSTQFSYSQKALLELDRPTVDSAETILPKHGRNHPRQEDVIRTMEDFNREEEVAKAHTEQRHQEKQGESEQQWAQKNSIEEQSGHEMKSDNWEEKHQSEKEESLEESKQFGGGTDDYNNVADAKPICDTSFGKYDVCELDGDTRARGGPGATVTLVSPRAPPKEWAIKPYSRKYLDGLKAVTVKSVPNPENAPQCTTRLNIPAMVIELGGLTGNYWHDFTDVLVPLFIGARRFNGEVQLLVVNLLPFWVDRYKKIFGKISRHEIVDFENDDVVRCYPHVVVGYGSRKEFTIDPSLDETGGGYTMVDFTKFLRSAYSLPRHRPIKLGEVRPAGGRRRRPRMIILERTNSRKILNLAEVIAAAEAVGFKVIVAGRPRASYDAFTREMNSFDVMVGVHGAGLTNCVFLPTGAVLLQIVPYGRLEEIARTDFGNPARDMGLRYIEYSVAAEESSLMNVFGKEHPIIKDPAAVHMSGWGNVAEWYLAKQDVRINVERFKPSLMQALKQLQ; encoded by the exons ATGAAGATGGTGCGAGCGGAGGCAAAGGCGGCGAGAAACGCAAATCGATCGTCGGCGTGGAAGAGCAACTATGTTGCATATGGTCTGCTACTCGGCTCCGTTTTCGTGCTCTTCTACCTGATGGTATCGACGCAGTTCAGCTACAGCCAAAAAG CCTTGTTGGAGTTGGACCGACCGACGGTCGATTCAGCTGAAACAATTCTTCCAAAGCATGGAAGGAATCATCCACGGCAAG AAGATGTGATCAGAACAATGGAAGACTTCAACAGGGAGGAGGAGGTGGCCAAAGCGCACACGGAACAACGCCATCAAG AGAAACAGGGCGAAAGCGAGCAGCAATGGGCACAGAAGAACTCGATCGAGGAGCAATCAG GCCACGAAATGAAATCTGACAATTGGGAGGAGAAGCACCAATCCGAGAA AGAGGAGTCCCTTGAAGAATCAAAGCAATTCG GAGGAGGAACGGACGACTACAACAATGTCGCCGACGCCAAGCCGATCTGCGACACGTCGTTCGGCAAGTACGACGTCTGCGAGCTGGACGGCGACACGCGAGCCCGGGGAGGCCCCGGCGCCACCGTCACGCTCGTCTCGCCACGCGCTCCGCCGAAGGAGTGGGCGATCAAGCCTTACTCCCGCAAGTACCTCGACGGGCTGAAGGCGGTCACGGTGAAGTCCGTCCCCAACCCCGAGAACGCCCCGCAGTGCACGACGCGGCTAAACATCCCGGCGATGGTGATCGAGCTCGGCGGGCTCACCGGCAACTACTGGCACGACTTCACGGACGTCCTCGTCCCGCTCTTCATCGGAGCGCGCCGCTTCAACGGGGAAGTCCAGCTCCTGGTCGTCAACCTGCTGCCGTTCTGGGTGGACAGGTACAAGAAGATCTTCGGCAAGATCTCGCGCCACGAGATCGTGGACTTCGAGAACGACGACGTGGTCCGGTGTTACCCGCACGTCGTCGTAGGCTACGGCAGCCGGAAGGAGTTCACCATCGACCCCTCCCTGGACGAAACCGGCGGCGGCTACACCATGGTTGACTTCACGAAATTCCTGAGGAGCGCCTACTCGCTGCCGCGTCACCGGCCGATCAAACTCGGCGAGGTTCGTCCGGCCGGCGGGCGTCGTCGGCGTCCGCGAATGATCATCCTGGAGAGGACGAACAGCCGGAAGATCCTGAACCTTGCGGAGGTCATCGCGGCGGCGGAGGCCGTGGGGTTCAAGGTGATCGTGGCTGGGCGTCCAAGGGCCAGCTACGACGCGTTCACGCGGGAGATGAACTCCTTCGACGTCATGGTCGGCGTGCACGGCGCCGGGCTGACCAACTGCGTGTTCCTGCCCACGGGGGCCGTGCTCCTGCAGATCGTGCCGTACGGCCGGCTGGAGGAGATCGCCCGGACAGACTTCGGCAACCCGGCCCGCGACATGGGGCTCCGGTACATCGAGTACAGCGTCGCGGCGGAGGAGAGCTCGCTGATGAACGTGTTCGGCAAGGAGCACCCCATCATCAAGGACCCCGCCGCCGTCCACATGAGCGGGTGGGGAAACGTGGCGGAGTGGTACCTCGCCAAGCAGGACGTACGGATCAACGTAGAGAGGTTTAAGCCTTCTCTCATGCAGGCATTGAAGCAGTTGCAGTAG